A genome region from candidate division KSB1 bacterium includes the following:
- a CDS encoding DUF6364 family protein, which translates to MIRIKVCHLWFRIILSFLAEKNQVEEIEISPIVKELSGIISVDKNFDFKKEYGSYIQEKYS; encoded by the coding sequence GTGATAAGAATCAAAGTTTGTCATCTTTGGTTCAGAATTATTTTATCTTTCCTAGCTGAAAAGAATCAAGTTGAAGAAATTGAAATTTCTCCAATCGTTAAAGAATTATCAGGAATTATTAGCGTTGATAAAAATTTTGATTTCAAAAAAGAATATGGTTCTTACATTCAGGAGAAATATTCATAA
- a CDS encoding DUF6364 family protein: MNVKLTLNLNKDIIEQAKVYARDKNQSLSSLVQNYFIFPS, translated from the coding sequence ATGAACGTAAAACTCACATTAAATCTCAACAAGGATATTATTGAACAGGCAAAAGTATATGCTCGTGATAAGAATCAAAGTTTGTCATCTTTGGTTCAGAATTATTTTATCTTTCCTAGCTGA
- a CDS encoding transposase codes for MTALVQLAQDKSGTPCFIHVNEISDLFKKKFIAYLNEAWQENKIGFHGKIQCLKDANSFKLFKKNLYKKKWITVCKDIYRDPERVIDYPGRYTHRVAISNYRVESKDHRVIT; via the coding sequence ATGACGGCGCTCGTTCAACTCGCGCAAGACAAATCAGGAACGCCATGTTTTATACATGTGAATGAGATATCGGATTTGTTTAAAAAGAAATTTATAGCGTATCTAAATGAGGCCTGGCAAGAGAATAAAATAGGGTTTCATGGCAAGATTCAGTGCTTGAAAGATGCGAACTCGTTCAAATTATTCAAGAAAAATCTGTACAAGAAAAAGTGGATTACGGTTTGCAAAGATATTTATCGCGATCCGGAACGAGTGATCGATTATCCGGGCCGCTATACGCACCGGGTTGCGATCAGCAATTACCGGGTTGAATCGAAAGACCATAGAGTCATAACATGA
- a CDS encoding VOC family protein has protein sequence MKYGYTIIYVSSVEETLEFYKKAFGFDVKFIHESKAYGELQSGETILAFASHEMGDMNLGKYSKANINDKPFGIELAFVTEDVSAAYKNALSAGALPIKEPEEKPWGQVVGYVRAIENLL, from the coding sequence ATGAAATACGGATATACAATCATCTATGTTTCATCAGTGGAAGAGACATTGGAATTTTACAAAAAAGCCTTTGGTTTTGACGTGAAATTTATTCATGAGTCTAAAGCCTATGGTGAACTGCAATCAGGTGAAACGATATTAGCTTTTGCTTCCCACGAAATGGGCGATATGAATCTTGGTAAGTATTCAAAAGCCAATATCAATGACAAACCTTTTGGTATCGAGCTGGCTTTTGTGACAGAAGATGTCTCCGCAGCATACAAAAATGCTCTTTCTGCTGGTGCGTTACCAATCAAGGAACCAGAAGAAAAACCGTGGGGTCAAGTTGTTGGCTATGTCAGGGCAATTGAAAACCTGTTGTAA
- a CDS encoding helix-hairpin-helix domain-containing protein has product MKNPDRDKVSRLDALPNIGKAIAADLHLIGIDHPKKLIGVEPFKMYEDLCAATGKRHDPCVIDVFMSAVHFMAGGEPLPWWSFTQERKNHIAQQGR; this is encoded by the coding sequence ATGAAGAATCCAGACAGAGACAAAGTATCACGTTTGGACGCGCTCCCAAATATTGGTAAAGCGATAGCAGCAGATCTTCATTTGATTGGCATCGACCATCCCAAGAAGTTGATTGGAGTGGAACCTTTCAAAATGTATGAAGATTTATGCGCAGCTACAGGTAAAAGGCATGACCCTTGCGTGATTGATGTGTTTATGTCGGCTGTTCATTTTATGGCGGGTGGTGAACCTCTTCCATGGTGGTCGTTTACTCAAGAACGAAAAAATCACATAGCTCAGCAGGGGAGATAA